From Pararhizobium sp. A13:
GAGATGATCGAGCGCCATTGCGGCGGCATCCGCGGCGGCTGGGACAATCTTCTGGCAGTCATTCCGGGCGGCTCGTCCTGTCCGGTGGTCAAGGCCGAGGACATCATCGATGCGCCGATGGATTTCGACGGCATGCGCGATGTGAAGTCGTCCTTCGGCACGGCGGCCGTGATCGTCATGGACCGCTCGACCGACATCATCAAGGCAATCTGGCGGCTGGCTGCCTTCTACAAGCATGAGAGCTGCGGCCAGTGCACGCCGTGCCGCGAAGGCACCGGCTGGATGATGCGCGTCATGGAGCGCATGGTCCAGGGCCGCGCCCAGAAGCGCGAGATCGACATGCTGTTCGATGTGACGAAGCAGGTCGAAGGTCACACGATCTGCGCGCTCGGCGACGCGGCGGCATGGCCGATCCAGGGCCTGATCCGCAATTTCCGTCCTGAGATGGAAAAGCGCATCGACGAATACACGCGGAATTCGACATCGCATGGGGCGGTGCTGCAAGCGGCGGAGTAAGCGATATGAACAGGCCGGAACAGGAAGCAGACAAGGGTACACGGGCAGGATCTGCCGGTCCTTCCATCGGCTCCCCGGCCGGAAGAAACGACCCGTTCGGCATGACCGAGTGGCTGAAGGACATGCCGAAGGTGCCGCTGCATCCGCTGATGCAGCATCCGGCGGTGGCGATGGCGGCAGCAACCGCGATCGGTCTCGGTGTCACCAGCCACATCGCCGGCTTCATGTTCGGGGCGATGCAGGGAATGGCCGGGACGGCGCAGAAAACCGGCGCCGCAGCGGAGGAAAAACCCGCGGCGGAGCCTGCCGAACTGGTAGCAAGCACTGCCAAGGCGGCGGATACGGCGCCGGTGGCGGAGACTGCGAAGCCAGTTGAGGCAGAGCCGATCAAGCCTG
This genomic window contains:
- a CDS encoding NADH:ubiquinone oxidoreductase, with protein sequence MNRPEQEADKGTRAGSAGPSIGSPAGRNDPFGMTEWLKDMPKVPLHPLMQHPAVAMAAATAIGLGVTSHIAGFMFGAMQGMAGTAQKTGAAAEEKPAAEPAELVASTAKAADTAPVAETAKPVEAEPIKPAPVKSTPAKSAPVKTAPVKAQPVETAPATAEKPKRQKATARVVETQADDLKRISGIGPKLEQVLNGMGVRRYADVASWSDKDVKRFDEQLGFGGRIARDGWVEQAKTLVKG